Proteins encoded together in one Henckelia pumila isolate YLH828 unplaced genomic scaffold, ASM3356847v2 CTG_354:::fragment_1, whole genome shotgun sequence window:
- the LOC140871057 gene encoding pentatricopeptide repeat-containing protein At5g44230-like, whose protein sequence is MCQLGCVGAAAPGCDCHEFRSQCDCFQIDAYGKCGEVESSYLIFSRMEEKNVVSWNSMVVAYASASRMGDACQIFYQSPVNNVVFLECFDHGIRTKREGRKICHYSRKWWMKVSPNDITYVGALGACADLAVIGRGKQIHDRVFQIRSSTALEEGSKSMAVSLTCYLH, encoded by the coding sequence ATGTGCCAGCTTGGCTGTGTTGGGGCTGCTGCGCCGGGTTGCGATTGCCATGAATTTAGATCTCAATGTGATTGTTTCCAAATTGATGCTTATGGGAAATGTGGTGAAGTTGAGAgttcttatttgatttttagtcGAATGGAAGAGAAAAATGTTGTTTCTTGGAATTCAATGGTGGTTGCTTATGCCAGTGCATCTAGAATGGGAGATGCTTGTCAGATTTTTTACCAAAGTCCGGTTAATAATGTGGTTTTCTTGGAATGTTTTGATCACGGAATTCGCACGAAGCGGGAAGGGAGAAAAATCTGTCATTATTCAAGAAAATGGTGGATGAAAGTGTCTCCTAACGATATCACATATGTTGGTGCTTTAGGTGCTTGTGCTGATTTAGCTGTCATTGGAAGAGGGAAGCAAATCCATGACCGTGTCTTTCAAATCAGAAGTAGTACGGCTCTGGAAGAGGGAAGCAAATCCATGGCCGTGTCACTAACATGTTATCTTCACTGA